The genome window CTTTTTTCCATTACACCTGCAGGcccagctcagctcagcttgGGTTGCAAAAATGTGCAATATTGGACATTGGACGGAATTTGCCTTGGTGTCTGAAGCATGGAAAACAGTCGAGACCATACATATAGACAACAAAAATTCCAATGAAAATATGAGGAAATACTTTAAGAAATACTGTGGCTAGTATGCATGTTTTACACTCACAGCGCTATACAGTTTTGTGCAAATGTTGATATTACAAATAGAATTTATTCCATTTTTCACTCAGATGATACCAGTACTACACTACATACACCATGGTGTCATCTTCTCTTTTTCAGGGAGAGTTGTGATCCAAACTAATGATTTTCACAGGGcacacagtttaaaaagaaCACATAAGTGAGATCTTCAGCCAGTGAAAACTTACTTAAACTGACTGGCAGAAGAAGTCTCAAGTGTTTTTCAGGTGCCTCATTTCCAGAAAAGGCTAGGGaagaatattaataataataataataataataataataataataataataataataataataataataatagaagattgtattattgttattattatcaacaCCGGCTAATTCAATTGTGGTTCCGTTCACCAGCGGAACCTTTATATTGTCATGGCAGCCTGTGGGGGCTGCTTTTGTGTTACACATGGAACGGCAACGTCACATCTGACCTCCACAATGGCGGACAAAACAGTCCTGGCTGAAGGATCCTCTTTTATGGATCCTCTTAAAGGGCTTTTGTTGACATATCTTATGCCCGAGTCGTGTTACGACGAGTTCTTTCTCAAAGTCAACTTTCTGGACGGTGAGTGTCTCATTTCAGTCGAATACCGGTCGCTCTTTAGACGTGTAAACGTCACCGTAAGATTGGCGttagctgcattttttatttcctgtacgttccatttaaaaatgacacaagacTTTGGTTTTCCGGGAACCATAGCGGGCGGCTAGTTCGTTTCTATGAATGCCAAATTCGGAATGTTTGAtgctaaattaaaatgtatgtaactTTGCTCTCGGATAGATtaaggatttttgtttttagcagtCAAACAACCCGTccctcccctttttttgttcttttatgttCAGGATAGTGggacattgtgtttttaatctaaTGCTTTGAAAATCACACAGATCATTTCCAACAGAAATATGCGTGCTCTTGGACTGGTGTTGTGATGGTAATATGGAGAAATATGTTTATCAGAGAGAACAGTACGAGTCTGAGTCTGTTTTGTCATCTATAAAAGCCACTGtatcttattttctctgtgcCATTGGTGCATTTTTGTCCAAAAACTGTTACAGCCCAAGTGTTCCCTTATCACTGTGAACATACAAAtgaaattaattgatttaagTAGCAGTTAGATTAGTAGGAACCAATGGGCTTGAGCCTCGGTGCAGAGTAGGAAAGTCAGAAGGTACTGGGACTAGTGCAAGTGTATCACACTCATCACTGGTTTACTTCCAAATAAAGTTAGATTTTACTTACGTCTTGCTTGCAgatttgtgcatttattttctgaCCCTCTCCAATTAATGATCGATGTgatgtgtatatttttatatgatCTACGACAGCCAGCtgatctgtgtttcttttcaatgttttgttcCAGTACCATGTCTGAAGATTATACTGAGCAAAGGCCTGGGTATTGGCATCATCCTGGGATCAGTGTTGGGTAAAAGACTTAACTCCTcctttttttggtgtgtgtgtgtgtgtgtgtgtgtgtttttcttgtacTTTATAAAAGCCACATCTGCCTAACATTTCAGTGGGGGGGGCACTGCCGTCTAGGAATGCCATTACCATGAGGGGTTTGTGCTTGTTCTGCATGTCAAAGCTGCATCCACATAACTGCCAGGAGCAAAGGTCTCCAAGAAGTACATTACATTGTAACAAACTGACCAGTGTTCTGCACTTTACCTGTCGGCGGCTGCAGTGTTTGCTGATGTATGATGTCACTGAAGATGTGTATACCTCAGGACTGATGTTGTTATCCTGAGTAGCAGCAGGTCTGTCCACTCAAAACAGCCCCGCAAGGCTCCTGTAGCTTCATTTTTCCACACTTTGATAAGTGGATGGTTTGACCCTCTTTATCAACTGGCAGTAGAATCCGAGAAATATGACCTGATAGGCCAAAGTGAGGGTGTGGGAGGGCTTTGTTGCTGCCAAGACTATTTGCATAGACATGACTCAGGATATTTCTTCCTCTGGTGTGGATGTGGACATGCTGGTGGGATTAAAACCACCAactacaatttttaaaaaattccaTCCGGTTGTATAGTCATGTTGCTGGTGATGACATAATACAGTTCCTGCAGTGGATCTCTTTGGTTTGCATCTGGGGCAGTGTGCAcaccaacaataaaaaaaaaattgaaatttgACATTTGTTGAGCCAATTCCTGCTGACTGTATTTGACCACCAAACTTTATTTACGTAGCGACAGAGCCCTTCTCGTCTGTCCTCTTTTCCTTCATGACATTTTGTCCCGCTGGTCTGGCTGGCAGATGCCATTGATAGAAAGCTTTTCACAGACTTTTCCCACACTTCCTGTAGATGATATAACATAGCTGTTTTTCAATCACATAAAGAAAGCAAAATTATGACagtttccttctttctttttaacagtAAAGCTGCCTCAGATCCTAAAGCTGGTGGGAGCAAAGAGCGCTGAGGGGCTGAGCTTCCAGtctgtgctgctggagctgctggccaTCTCGGGAACAATGGCCTACAGTATCGCCAACAAGTTCCCGTTCAGGTTGGGCAATAACCAGATAATCTCTGAAGTTGAAGTGTACATTGAGCTCTCTAAAAATCCTGCCGTCGCTATCACTGTAAACCTGCACTGTGTGTCATATGAGTGACAAGTTGAGTAATGTACTGAATGTTGCCTCAGTGCCTGGGGGGAGGCTCTGTTCCTCATGCTGCAGACAGTCGCCATCGGCTTCCTCATTCAACACTACAGAGGACAAACCGGCAGAGGTAAGACTGTGTAGACGCCCACGAATTAGTGACAATTCGAGCCTAATTTTTTAAGACCCACACTGATTTTAGAATGTGATCCCTCTCATTTGGTAACTGACGCGTCATAGATGAGCACTGAAACAGTGACCCGTATTATCAAAGATGACAATACATTTCGAAAGGTGAATTTAAAGTGCAGGTAATACTAATTTGTTCAGGGTTTTTGAACTAAGTTATGCAGGTTACAGCACTGACATCTGTCCCTACGCTCCCGTTCCCACTGATTGGTGAAAGCATGAAGAAATCACCAAAGTTAGCTGGAAAGATATGAGAGTGAGTGGAAGTAAcgcaaaaaaatacaaataaagtattttctgAATGTGCCACAGCGGtcacattcctttttttttatttagtggTACAAGACACAGCAAGAGACAGAATAAATTATGGGAGGATAAACAAACATTGAAGTTGGAGGGAGgtaatatagaaaaaaatatattcaagaTAGATTAGATGAATTAAAAAACTGTGCTAAGATGTTGGCACTACAGtcatggtcaaaagtttacatacactgcCAAACACAGTACATATTCATGAACAGAAATTGCAGCATCAGACACCTGGACAGTTTTCCGCTCATTTAGATACAGTTGCaatcaaaagtttacatacacttgtaaagaacatgtatacCAAAGATTTGTACTCAACATTTTTtcctgtgatggaatgagtgggACACAGATTACGTTGTTGGTTCAATAATGGATTTACTATGTgtcctctgaaaatgtgaccaaatccaCTGTGTCAAAACCTCAAAATGTGGCCTGATCGATCCATTCCTTCACTacttttgatgtgtttttggagcaaTTCTCCTTCTTCGTTATaccatttactttctttagagcagcagatggcagcaaaacagccccacaacatGATACTCCCAGCACCATGCTTGACATGTATGTGTGGTGTTCTTGGGgttaaaggcctcaccttctctcctccaaacattGCTGCTCACTGTGGCCAAACAACTCcgtttttgtttcatctgaccacagaagggaaaagaaaagctcaGCAGCATACTTGAGTCGAGCTTTAAGCTGCAGCGTCTTGAGCGAGGGGCTTCTTTCTTACATGGCAGCCTCTCAGACGATCATGATGCAAAACACGCCTGACTGTGCCACcagtcttccagcagcttctgtttCACCATGGATGTGCTTTTTAGTGGTTTTTGATTGACACTTGACCATcctgaacactttttttttttttctcagcagcaggtgattgtttgcattttcataCATGTGATAGCCTCCATACTTCTTAAATAGAATACGTTTGGAAGAACCAGGACTATTCCTAGAGCTAGCTGACCCGTTAATCTTAGCAATTTAGGGAGAAGGGCCTGATCTGAAGAATCTGATGGTTGCTCTGGCCGAGCTCCAGAGATCCTGTCTGGAGATGGGCAAAGCACCTATAGGACACTCAGACCGTGAGAAAAGAGCTTTTACTATTTTGCCTAAATTCTAAGTGTCATGTCTGGCCACTACCATCCCAACGGTGAAGCATGGTGGCTGCAGCATCATGCTGTCGGGGgtgttttccagcagcagggaCTGGGCGACTGGCCGGGGTTGAGAAAAGGGTTCAACCGAGCAAATTTAAAGAGATACCCTTAATGAAAACCTGGTCCAGAGTGCTCAGGACCTCAGACTGGGCTGAAGGTTCACCTTCCAACAGGACGGTGACCGTAAGCAAACAGCCAAGACAAGGCAGAGCCCTGACTCGAACCCAATCGAACATCTCTGGAGAGATCTGAAAGTGGCAGTCCACTGACGGTCCCCATCCAACCTGACTTGTCGCATATTTGATTTAGAATCCATTAGTAAAGTAAACCAAAACCTGGAAAAAGTCAAATCTGGAGTCAGTCTTTAAAGAAATGCTTTACTGGTCTGACGTTGGCCCTTTGATCAGgaacagtgtttgtttctcctccccCAGGTCTCCTGTTTCTGGTTGTGTACTTTGGCCTGCTGGTCCTCCTACTGTCTCCAGTCACTCCCATGTCAGTGGTTACCTATATGCAGGCCTCTAACATGCCAGCTATCATTATCGGCAGGGTAGGTGAAGACAACACAagtcaaatgcattttttcacttcatttcatttcatcattttttggtCACAGTGAAAAGTATGAATTAGAATTTAATTGTGTTGCCAATGAGCAGTCCATTGTTTTTAGTCTTAATGTCAGTGCTGTGTCCTTTTTGTGTTCTGGGaggttcatttcatttcatttcactaaAGACGTGTTCCTCAGTATTTACAGTAACCCTGTGATGACGATCTGTTCCATGGTTATGGTCCAAATAATAACAGGAATAACAGATAATTCATAGTTGAAGATTCAACCAACATGTAAAGAAGTGTGTTCCAAAAAACCAACACGCACAACAAAGGCGAGACTGACTAGAGTGTGTGCGGTCGTTTCAGCTGATCCAGGCAGCGTCTAACTACCGGAATGGGCACACCGGCCAGCTTTCAGCTGTCTCCGtcttcctgctgtttgctggATCCCTCGCCCGCATCTTCACCTCACTACAGGTAAGTCTGTGTCTGTACACGTGTGCCGTCTATAAtatgacacactgacattttagattggatcactgctgctctgcatgTACAAAAAGTACCCACAGACGCCGTCCCTCACCTTTCACTTGAACGTAAATTAGGTTCTTGTCAGcttattttcacatcatgttcTTTACAGGAAACCGGAGACGCGCTGATGGCCCTCACCTACGTCATTTCCTCCGCCTGTAATGGCATCATCACTCTGCAGGTGCTCTACTACTGGAACAGCTCCCCAGattccaagaagaagaagaaaaagaaggaataaGAAAAGGGAGTGAAGCTCCGATCCTAGAGCAACACTTTCTTTCCATATCCAACTTTAGACGCTCTCCAAGAGGTGTGTCTTCAAAACTTGATTGAAAATGCATGTACAGAGCCACTCGGAATGGGGGACCTTTTATAATACGCTGGACAAACAGTGACTTTGAAGTAAGGCAACATGTTAAGCAGATATTCCCGGACATGTAGTTGCTTTTGATGGATGTGGGTCCAGACTCCAGCTGTTCAGCACACTATCATTACATTCTTCTCGATCCAGTTTTCCCCCTTTGCAGTCAGACTGTGTTCATACTGTTATGTTAAAAAATGGTGTGGAACGGCTTTTGCACTTCTTCACATTCAGGGTTTCTGATTTACTAATCTAATCATCCAGAtagttttttatcttttcaataTTGTTTTCAGTGGATTTGACCATGGATGCATGTAAAGAatgatttgctgttttgtcattttacataaaCGTAATTCCACACCTGCTCCTACAACTGCAAGGTCTATTCTGTGGTCCATATTTGGTGACATCATTATTGTTTCTATGAAGGGtgaagcaattttttttttcaatattgtgcaaaattacactttttttttttttttaataccctGGCTTCTGAAAGATTTCTGTTACATATGACAGGATCACATTGCCCTAACTGCAGTTTCTAAAATTCCTGGGaatcagtttgagtttgaattagCTTTATACAAGATTTCTATTCTTTAGACAAGTGGCTCTGAGACTGTACATGGGCACAATGGTGGTTTGGGCACTTTGAGCATCGGTCTGACGTTAGCAGGAGTTTTGTGTAGCGTGCTGATGTTTAAATACAAATGCAGTTAATGTATAGGTTTTTATATTTGTCTGTTTACTGATAAAGACCAACTAAACTTTGAGAAAGTCCATAATTGTCGTGTTGTTGTCGTTGTCCACAGTCAGATCTGTTTCTATTGGGCCCCCAAAATACATTCTATTCATGGGAATGACATTACATAGAGAGTTATCCAAAGTTTAACAAATTATCCAAAATATTTCCATGAATATATTGTACAAAGATTCAACTATGAAGTGAATTTGTGAAATATTTCTGATACCTGTTTAAGCTGCACAGCTTCCTCTGATCCTGTGAGAACTCTTTGTCCCAAGAATCCATGTGTAGCTTATTAGATATTGTTCAGTCACTCTCCACTCCCTCGTCTGCTGTACAGAACCTGTTTGTCCAGGAACGATACTACCTGTTGGTGTGATGGAGCTGACTCTTCATGCAAATCACCCAAGTATAGAGTGTTTAAACAAAGAACATGAGGAACCAACGCATAggcatcaaattaaaaatacatggcCATGATGCAGAAATCCAAGATGGCACTGTGCTCCGGGGAAGTGTGGGGTCCgtctttttagtttttgcttTGCTTAAAAGTCTCAGAGTTTGTAATTTTGCTGGATCATTTCTTCTTGCCAAAACCTCCGTGCAATCAACTCCTGGAAAGCTTGACTCTGGCGGTCTCTGGTCGGCAGTGGTGGATCTCGACTGAACTCATGCGGTTAAGGTACTTCCGCTAATTTACTGTGTAAGTTTTGGCACTGACTGTGTAATTTCATTGTATCAATAAGAATATATACAATACTTGCAAGTCCTGCTTGTAGTTGTATTTAGGTTCAGGGGAACAAGGGAGTAACAATTGGGAATTTTAGAGGAAAATCGATTAATTATGCTGTTAGTAGCTCTCTGTGTACATGTTGGTACCCAACTACTTGTTGTGAGAAATGAAAGAATTTACACTGTAAGTATTTTGAAAGTGCCGCGGACCATTTTGTACATAACACTTTAGAAGAAATGTGTAAGGGAACCACTTGTTTAACATGACATTGCATTACCAGATGTATTTAGCAAgattattaaatgtaaaataaagatttcactGTCAACATACTCTCAACTGCATAAAACCAAACTCATCCTTAATGGGTCGTTCTGTCACTTTACAATCATCAATTATTAATGTAGATCATGCTGACTTAAATGGAGGCCCTAGTAATAACTTTTGACTCATTCTACACACCTGCTTTACAGCTAAATATCTGCATTGACATGCATTCGTATTTCTAGCTCCACTGTACCAACCTGGATTAAATTGCTCTTTATTTGTATGTATCATGTATCCAAGCCCACACAATGTTGACGTAATACAGTTATCAGCTAACAACAGTTACAAACACTGCTCATTTTATCATTAATGAGGTCTATATAGCAGAAAAGTTGACCATATCTGGCTTTAAACTACAAGAAAATCATAAAGATGGACACAAACGCTGGAGTAACTGAGTTCAGATTCAGGCCTTTGAAAGTAATCACCCTCATTAGGAGAAAATGAGGATTAGCTTGTATCTAGTAGCCTGTCTAATATTAGCTGATAGCTGGTTGCTTTTAATAACTTGACAGGTTTGATGTTACTAAATAACATGTCTACTGAGAGAgagtgaacaaaaaacatttcttaaattggaaaaaaaacaaacattttaacttgttGACAGCTAACATACCTGAAGCTAACATTAGTCACAAGTCAGCAAATAGCATGATTGCTACTTTGCAGGTTAAAGGGTTCCACCAGGAGCCCCTTTAGCTGTCAAAGGTTCCTTCAGGAACCCTTTCGCCATTAAAGGTTCCTCCAGGaagtttatttttgctgttaaaCATTCCACCAGGAAGCTTTTTAGCCGTGAAAGATACCTTCAGGAACTCATTTAGCTGTTAAGTGTTCCCCAATGAACCCACCCAAGTGAACAAGTTTCCTTGAGTATCCCCAGAGATCCCTGAGGCTCCTCTAATTCTAAGAGTGTGGTAGCCTGCTGAACAAccagagagcgagaggaagaTCACTTGGGCCTGTGCCCAGTGCTGAGGCGCTGTTCGAGGCTGTACAACAGCCACAGCAGTAATAACAGCTGTACTAATTGAGATAATAATACTAAAAGtataatgatgataatataaacaataatatgaataataacaGCAATCTGAAATGTGTGACCGGGATGATCGAGACTGGACTTGTTTCAATTTCCACCTCTCATCCtagaggcttcttcagttcgctccccagacagcttaacatCCATTCACACCTGGGGTCACCTGGCCCTAGgaacccacatgaaggccggttgggtcaacgGTCCACAAGTGGGCCTAACAACTcagtaaggacactcccacacagagtttaaaagcctgcaactcccctccagttagttagaggtgaagaagcctcttggatgagaggcgacacgtcttcaagaaactgaaacacgtccacGATTCAACacttctgaaatgttttatgaaatgtgttttgtgaaacgTCGTCGTGTTTTTAGTAAAGCTATGTTTTGTAAAAACGcgctttttgttgtgttttgtgagatgTGTTGTGTGAAATGCTGTTATATTGTCTGAAATGATGTGTTTACTGAAATTTCGTGTTTTctcatatgttgtgttttgggagGTGGTGTTGTATTTTATGaaacatcacagtgtttcctgAAATATAGTCATGTTTCCACCTtcagcacccccccccccccccccccccaatccaGGCAGCGCTTCCCCGACGGCTTTTAAGGTTGTTATTTCCTGGACCAATGCTGCTGAACtcattccttttctttttgtgtttaaataattCCTAATTCCTCCTCATACTTGTTGGAATGTTCATTGAAAGAAAAGCGACAACGGCGGCCACGGAGCGAGAGTGTGACCTGCCAGCGAGCGAGCATAAATTAACTTCGCGGGGAGAGGCAGTGGGATCCAAATTCAATCgctccaaaaaaaacatggaggtTATGACAAGATTGTGTGTCACCAAAAGTAAATGTTCGCTcgcacttcaaaaaaaaaacaaactaaaaaactaaaaacccCTGTTGGTAACCACCACCACATGATTCTCACACATGCACGAAAGAGGCTGACCACGGCTCTTTCGCAGAGacttttttcagtcattctCTGCAGACCCATGGCAACCACTTGTTGAAGCTTCACTGCCCGTTGCTAAGCGATGGGGTGTATTGGACCAGAAAATCCCTCCATTGACACTCTCTCCACCCCCTTCCCCACCCATTCCTCTCCCTCTGGCCCATCCCTGCTCGCCCAGTGACCGCAGCCAAAACAACCCGCATGCACTCTTTTAACGCCCGATTGTTAAAcggcaaataaataaatgtccgCCCAAAAGAGGGTTAAAAGCTGCAATTATAACTGTGTATTACACACAACGCAATACATATTCCACACATCCAACGCTCCGGTGCTAAGAATGCTGTATCACGTGAAGTCCCAGGGGCCCAAACTGGGTTCATTGCTCACACCTTTACAGCTCTTTTATAATCTAGCTGAGGTTTGGTGTATGTGGAACGTTTTGGAAGAACCTTATGTCTATAACTTTAAATGATCCCAGGAGAGAGTTCCAGCGGCTCCTGATTAGGTTCCAGGGATCCTTGAGGCTTCAAAGGGGGGTGTTTCTAAAAGTCCTTGAGGAGGTCTTTGGGTTAGGGTAGTGTTAAACTATGCTGGTAGGCTATGGGCCTAATTAAATATCAGCcacattaattaaaatgttggcTACATTACCACAAACTATGAATTTGGTCGAGGGGACCATTGGTTTCCGACCCCCCCGCCACCCTATcctaccaccaccacccttGAAAAAAAGCCCCCCCAACCCATCGGTCCCCCgcccttcccctcccctcagTGACCGATTAGCCAGTGCGGGGTTCTCGCGTATTTCCATGACAAAGGCGGCGGTCGGTGTAAGGGTTAAGCCTGAGGACGAAGCCTCTAAAAGCAGCCCTAATTTTCTGCCCGGCGGGGGAGTTGCggagggagggtggggtggAGAGGCGGGAGCGCGGGTGGGGGAACAAAGACGCCCGGGGGAGGAGCAGAGACTCCGGCTTTACTATATGCACCTGCGGCCTGAAAAGCCTCGGACAATGTGCCTCCGACACGGCCAATTACGAACGGGCCTTCCACCCGCTTTCTCTGCGGGGGGACGTGGGGGGAGGATTGTCGGGGGCGAGTGAAAGGAAGGCGAAGGGGAGCGGGGAAAGTGAATTTTAAAGAGGGTACAGATAAGAAAGTAAATAATCGAGATTTAAATCATTCAGGGCACTTAAAACTGCAGCCCTGCAACCCTGTTTCCCCCCCATCTCTCCTCCCCGTCctgcacttcttcttcttcttcttcttcttcttcttcttcttcttcttcttcttcctacTATCGAGTGTTATAGAGCTTTTATCAGGTAGAGTTGACGACCCCGCCTGTGAGCAACACTGTAAAGGTGAAAAAggtcgggttttttttttttttttttttttttaattgcttcaTATACCCgttcttattttctctcagGGATTTGGGATGGGTGAGGTCATTGCCCAGAAGCAACAGCTGAGAAACAATCCGGCTTGTCCAAAAGTCTCTGAAGAAATGATCTGGCCCCTGATTCATAGGGGTCATCCGATAAAAGAAATATGCTAttgaatgatttaaaacaaaaaacaaacaaacaaaaaaaaaacacgctaaCATAAGCACTATAAGCAAAATTATCAGAGAAAATAGTCAGaatatgttttaatacatttcctGGAAATTGTGTAGCCTGTAGTTCAATCAGTTGGCCACACAATTTATTCAGCAGCGTTTGAGAGTTTTGATGTAGAACATTGATGAATTCTATTCTTCTCGATGGGCATTGTTCCtatcctttttctttcttgagtcttttgtcattttttttttctttttttatagcACAGCTCAGTTCAGACTTTCACATGTCAACTCTTAAAGCGAACCTGCCACTCTTACAGCATATCATCCACCAACGATCAAACTTTTAACAAGAACTGATTCAGAACTGACAGAAGCCAAGATTGACCAAAAGAGAAATTATCTTTTACTTATTGTGTCAAGATTATGACTCAATTATAGCATTattcaaaaagaagaagaagggaaaaaagctAATTATATAATGAAGCCAAAGTTAACTGATCTTAGTATATCGAGACAACAAGCTTTGTTAGCTTGAGGGAACCAGATAATCGACccatcacaagaaaacaaaaagttgctATCAGCTGAAACAGCATTTCTCGAgtgtgtgcatacgtgtgtgtgtgtcatcgtgACAAAATGTGAAGGGACGCATATTATAGCAGAAACTACCACAAAAGTAGAGGCTGTGACAACATATGGGATGCTGACTTAAAATTAGATAACACATTTCTTAATCATAGCACACAAACGTAGAACAAGCTCAGTGCTAAATATTAATTTCTGTGCAGAATGTTGTCAAGAGGTTGACGCTAGAATGGATGGGCCGGAGGGACACTCTTGTTGGGTGTTACCTCACCAGTAGCTTACATTGAAACTAACTCACTAACCACAGCGGTTCTAAAAGGGTTTGTGACAGAGACTATATCTGACTGCACTTGCATCATCAAATATtctctggatgtgtttttgttgcaccTGGTTTGTATTAAGCAGCCAGCAGTGGTGGTTGCTTGCCTGGCCGAGCGGACAGGCGGGGTGTACAGTGCCCCTCGACACGCACCGAGCTTGGATGCAGAAAAAAACGTTACTTGGTTTCGGCAAAGTGGGTTAGACCCAAGTAACCACCGAAGAGCAACAGTAGGTTTGCTCAGTAGGGACCGTGACAGCcaaaaaagtcagtttgtttaatggTGAAAACTACAGATCACAATTCCTGTATTAGTGCCGCCACTACCA of Acanthopagrus latus isolate v.2019 chromosome 10, fAcaLat1.1, whole genome shotgun sequence contains these proteins:
- the mpdu1b gene encoding mannose-P-dolichol utilization defect 1b translates to MADKTVLAEGSSFMDPLKGLLLTYLMPESCYDEFFLKVNFLDVPCLKIILSKGLGIGIILGSVLVKLPQILKLVGAKSAEGLSFQSVLLELLAISGTMAYSIANKFPFSAWGEALFLMLQTVAIGFLIQHYRGQTGRGLLFLVVYFGLLVLLLSPVTPMSVVTYMQASNMPAIIIGRLIQAASNYRNGHTGQLSAVSVFLLFAGSLARIFTSLQETGDALMALTYVISSACNGIITLQVLYYWNSSPDSKKKKKKKE